The DNA window TTGTCCACATGGTGCTCTATGCCACTGAATACACATGGGTATCGAAGCACTCCAAGGACACGCTTCTGGCCACTGGGGTAAGTTCCAAACGCCCCTTTGGTTCGCCTAAATAACCAGCTCGGTTATTTTCCCAATCGCCTTCTAATAGATAATTGGCTATCTGTGCGCCCTGGAGGCATTTCTTCTGTCGGGCATCGCATCCTGGCCGTGGACTCAGTACCGTCAGGTGCCCGACGATGCCAGCGAATTGTTTATCGAGGACCGCGAGATGACGCCGATGAGTCCCATTAATTGTAGCACCGATCTGCAGGCGACGCCATATCATCACAATGGCAATGCGACCACGTCGGATCTGTataaccaacaacaacaatcgtCCTATAATCAAAAGCCTTATATACCTGGTAAGGAACATAGCAACATCCATTTTGTATACTATCCATGGGATAGTAACCGGTCTCCGTCTCCTTTGCAGCCAAACGACCCAATGAGCTCAACAATCAGCGTCCAGCATTGGGTCACACACAAACCGCACGGTCGAAACCCAATCAGCGCTATAGAGAGGGCTACCACTATCACACATCCCGCCAGAGTCCCACTTTCGTGCTGGGCGATGATCAGGGTGCCGGTCCATCCACGTCCCGTTCCAATGATAACTCCAGTGCGTGATAGTTCATGATGCCTCAGCCAGACGAAGGACAGGCGACCGGGGAAGGGGAATAGTTACAGAGATCTCTCAGCCATTAAATTCGGGAAAATCAATTGGAAGCATGTTGAAGCACTTTGGTCGCTGAAGGAGGTGAACAAACACAGCGGAAGCcacacaaaagcaaaagaaaagacaAAATTGTTAATTAGTTTAAACCACAAGCGAAACTCGTCGGGATTAGAAGTTGAGACACCAACAGAGGAAATATTTAAGCAGCCgagcaaagcaaacaataataaatttaatatatattgtgtgtgtatgtgtactACAAGCCGAGAGagaaatttaaagaatttaagcCACAAGAAATTTGAAGCGCAGATCAACCTGATCTACGCCCACTTGGTTAGTTATACGAACACCAACACCCTTGAAATTGGTCAACGTCGAGCTATAACTAAAAACGATATTAAATTGGTAACTATACGGTATCAAGGTAACGCGCGAAAATTGCAAGCAAAATTTAAGATTCGAAATGGAAGAGCATGAGCATGGATATGGAAATCAACTTGTTATAAACGTagttttgcttattttttaataaaaacaaataattcaaGAAAAACGAAATCAACCTCTTTCGAAATCCATTTTATTCTCTTCATCAATTTAATGCAACAAGGTTACAGTTCAATTTAGATCTTCGAAAATGCATGCAGCAGGCTCAAATTTACTTCAGCCCCAGATCCTTTTCAATCGTGTGCGAGCAGACGGCCATCATCTGATCCTTGACGCTGACGAAGTTGCGAATTGCAGCGGGCTTGGCCTCGGGCCAACCAGCCAGGTCGCGGTAGATGGGGCGACAGAACTTCATGCGGAAATTGGAGTTGGCGAATTCGAGGACCTCCTCCAGGCGCTTTATCAAGCGAGCTCGGATAACCAGGCGATTCAGGCGGAAGCGAACCTCTGCGTTCTTCGAACTCTTCAAGTTGTATGTGGATTCCAGTAGGTTAATCTTGCTTTCGGTCAAATCGACAATGTCCTTGCACTCAATCAGTTTGCCCAGGAAGTCAATCAGCTGATGGATGGAAATGGTCTTCTTGATTTCCGCACTGTCAGTCAATTCAGCCACGCTCTTGGAACTCCAGAGACTGGCCAGTTCCTTGGTTACATTAGCGAGGGATTCGTCGAATTTCGGAATAACGGGTGGCATTCCCTCGGTTTTCAGCCACAAATCCCAGTCGACAGCACTCAGCTTATCCTTCTTGTCCGTATCGATAAAGTAGTCATATAAAGCACTCTGGAAATCTTTCGTCTCAATCGACTTGTAGGCGTATTTTTTCAGGTAGTCCCTTAGGAAAGGCTCAAAAACGGTTGGTCCGCCAAACAAGTCCTCCAAGTAACGCAGGAACGTTGAACCCTTGATGTAAGGCACTGAAGAGAAGGCATCGTCGGGTCCACAGTTGGAAAGATCCACCACCAGCTTAGTCAGCTCGGGTGTCTTGTCGAGCTGAGTGCGGATGCACTCCTGCAAATCCGTGAGATTGCTGAGCATCTATTTAAAGCGACAGAAATGGTTAAAGGCTTATGACTTAACTGCAACTTAAGTGATACACTTACTTTGAAGTCCAGCTCCTTGGCGCCCTGCATTCTTCCCACGATCTTGGACTCCACGAACACAGTGAAGCCCTCGTTCAACCAGAAATGCTCGAAGTTCTTGTTGGTCACCAGATTTCCAGTCCAGCTATGAGCGATCTCGTGAGCCACCACGTCGGCCAGAGACTTATCGCCGGCCAAAAGAGTTGGAGTTACGAAGGTGAGGCAAGGATTCTCCATACCACCATAGGGGAATGATGGGGGCATCACCAGAAGATCGTACTGCTTCCAGACATACGGTCCACACAACTCAGAGGCAGTCTTCAGCATGGTGGCTGTTTCGGAAAACTCCTCGGCGCAGGCATCTACGATGGCTTCCTCTGCCCAGACACTGGAGTTCTCTCCCAGCGGGCGGGAAACCAATTTTCCAATGGCAATGGCCACCAGATAAGCGGGAATGGGGACCTCTTGCTTGAACAAAGTCTTTCCAGCTTCCTTCTTATCGATAAGGGCGCTCATTAGAGCCGTCAGCTCAGTAGGATGCTCCACTGTGGCATCATAGGTGAACTTAACAGCTGGGGTGTCCTGGCAGGGAATCACCGAGCGAGCGTGGATCGCCTGGCACTGGGAGAACATATAGGGGTGCTCCTTGCCCAAAGTCTGGGCGGGATTCAGCCACTGCAATCCACTGGCACTGCTTGAAGTCTCGTAATCGATGCGAACGTTAAGGCTAGAATGGAGTGTATGGAGATTATCAATGGCCACATAGATTAGATTATCTATCGCCGTGCTGTTACCTCCCCTTAGCCGTTCCAGATGGCAGCTCCAGCGTAAGCTTCTGGCCAATATCATCGACGGCATCGCTGATAAAGAAGTTGATCGGGAGCTCACTGCCTCCGGCCAGCAGCGTGGCATTGGTTACATTGATATCGCGCACATCCAGGAGCTAAATCGTATGATAGGTAAATGGTCAAATAATAAACcataatatacatattaatgGGCTTCTATGAACATGCTAGGGAATGCTTATGCTGGATCCAGTGCGATCCCCCAAGTACTTACAATCTTGTCCAGATTGGCAGTCAGCACCTTGAAACGATGGAGCACGCTTCCTTGAATCTTGGTGGCTCCGAAGTCGACCTTCCAGTTAAGAGCACTGTGCTCCGTGGTGATCAAATCGGGCTGCGAGTATGAACTGGGATCCACGACTCCTAAGCGACCCATGCTGCGTTTTTGGACCTGGTAAATCGGGAGTAGTTTGTGTGAAGTGCACAAGCCGCGGCTGAAGACTGAAAAAGaataagaaatatttgtaaattgttaaCTTTCTGCGATAGTGCTATCGTATGACAATAAAAATGGGCGCAGATAAGCCAAAAGCTGTGGTTAAGTTTTACcagctgctgttggtggtTTTAGACATTTACGTTCAGTGATGACCGCACTTTCCGTATAGTATATTTttgtacgtacatatatttaattcgTAGGCGGCGTCTTTCGATATGGGTGCAAAATGAAGCAGATACAAATGAGATGAATAAGTTGCAATTCACTGCCACACAGCCGGTAAACTTCAGGGTTGTCGAGGCTCGCAAGGTGTGAAGTATAAAAatctattatttatataatttatttatgaaattgtaAACCTTTAAGTAGATCTCTTAGTACTTTTTTCAATGTCTGTTATtctaatataaataattcagtCTATAATAAGTAACCTGAAGTTTAACTGCCTGGCATCCCTTTCTGCAGCCTTGCCAGCCCCAAAAACTGAAGCTGTTTGATTAGCGAAGCCGCCTTGTTGATACCGTGttatgaataatataatattttaagactttatataaaataggTAAAAATAGTAGAATACAATAAAACTTTGATTAGCTTTTTTCATGTTTTGTATTTATCTTAATTACAATGACTTTCTAACAGCATATCAACGCAAAATGTAGTCCTTGGGATAATCCATAATGTTGGGGAAGTTCTCCAGCGTTTCCTTATCGATATGATCCAGTCGCTGGGGAATCGAGCGCGGTGTGCGGATCTGATTCGTGACATTCTGCAGGATCTCCTCGGGCACTTGATCGTCGGCGAACAAATGCAGTCTCTGCATGGTGTGCCTGCGCTGCAGATTTCCGCGCATCGAGTTGTACACGGCCTTCTTCATTACCATCGTGGGATCCTTCTCGTGCAGCTGCCACGCCAGGGTCCAGGAAGCGCCGCCAGGATATCCGGTGTGGTGGAAGTACACCCTCTTGACCCACTCGTCTCCGGGCAAGGCGATTTCCCGCGTGTTGATCAGCACCACATGATCTCCGCAATCATCTGGAAAATTACAGGTACGGTTTTATTGGATGGCCATTGTGGACAACTTGCTTAACCTAAAAGTACAATGATCACTGGTCAAAAACAAGGTGTGGAATATCCGAATGCTCATTCAGTTGCGGTCCAAATAGTAGCTTTAGCAGAGGAAGTTACTTATAGGCGAAGTAGCGAACCGTTTTGGCAGTTTCTTACTAGTATGAGgaatgttaaataaatatatttggaCTCTTAATTATTGGGCAATAATTGTGAAGTTCTGTTCTCTGTAATTGCTGAGTTAATACTACTACTTGAATCGCAGGCTGAACGGTCTGATAATTACCATTTTCgaatttctatttatttgttttcattttttacttgcggcagcaacaacaactaagAAAACACGCCGGTGATGTAATGACACCGAAATGCCCCAAAAAAGGGCTTAATTCAATCGAATTCGACACAGAAACGTAACCACAACTAGGCCGACGGATAATACTTACTCATGGGGTGATAAATAGGCTTCTGCAGGCCCATTAAATGCGTTTTAACCAATTTTGCCGACTCGAATGGATTCTGCCAGGTGCAATCGTAGATGTGCCAAGTGCGCGCGAACGTTGCCCATTGCTGGATTGGGggaaaagtgaatgattacCTTTTACCCATTGTGGGAAGTAAGCTTACGCACCTGCACACGCTTGGCAATGgacattttgtttgatttttaattgaacaaATTAACGttgaagaaaataaataattcctCAGCTGGCAGCCAGTGTGACCACCGCATATAATCTAAAAAATAACGTTCAGCGAAGCGATACTAATGACACATTACCCACATACGATATTCTGATTGGAAATATCCAGGACTCGAACCACATTCAAGCAGTTTTCGTATAGTGCAAAGCAGTGTCACCTTTCATCCCTGCAAGCAGTGAACCGACGcatttcaaatttgatttgtgtattcaatattttcgtttaaaaataaaacatgttaattttgttattttgcgtgttgtttttttgtggttttattttcgtttgtaatttcatttaaacattttctagTTACTAAAATTACTTATGTActgtttattattaatattagttaaatattattgaaaatacaTTAGTTGCTTTACGAAACAGTTCATAAACATCCTTGGTACAGTAcacttcatttcatttcatttcaattcatttcatttatttctgCCTTTCCGCTGCCGGATTTGTTGTCTCCCTCGCCTTGTAATGCGATAATAAGTTCggaaatgtttaaaaactaacaaatacaaataagtCTAGATTTAGTTACAGTTTTGTTTCTCACTTACATAAAATTCCCCTCCTCTTGccgcatttatttatttataataattttgtgtttcACTTGCCATACAATTTATGAACTTAACGTAGATGCTTTTGTAGTTGCTAATTCGATTTACAAGTTTGCCAAGTTGCCAAGTGCGCCTTTAAGTTTTTGAGTTACCCCTCGGATTTAGCATCCCATATAACCATATAATACACACGAGTCAGATTCTCAATTCTCAATTCGCTTGTGAATGCTTTCGCTTGCGATCGGCTCCTTTGCATTttgaatgaaaatatatttgtttattattaatatataaaaggtatttacaaatttatgtttaatgAAATTCCCTACTTGATGCGAAGTAACTCTTTTCCTTTtgttatcataatttttgttttcgtgtCGGAAATTATTGTAATAACTTTTCAAGTGTGTGAGCAGTTTTGTTTAGCTTACTTTAATTTTTCCCCATGATCTTTTCTCGGAACTCAACAACAAAAGTGTATGTTACATAACGAACCAGAGCCAGATTATCCACAAAATGCCAACGGCCTACAGACTATTTTTTGGCACCGAATCaaacagaataaaataaaattacaattaaaatcaaatttaaaattaattacatttacaGAATACACATGAgtagaatttaaaaatgcgGACAGAAAGAATTGCACAACCCCGTTGCAGTCGAACTCCACTAACTGAATAAAACTGGATAAATTAACGAAACTTTGACAAAAATGATCAAAATATTGAGTGAAGTACAAATGATCAAAGGATATGGTGATTATAAGCGAGGTTTTCAAATTTCAGCGCGGGTGTGAATTTTGTTCAGTGGAACATTTCGAGTTCGTGAAGTTCGACTGCAGCTCCTCACGTTCGAGCTTCCGGCCACGCCCTCTGCGCCTCCTTTGTTTTTAGAGAACCGCATGTGAGGCGGGGGAAGCCGAGCCTGTTACCTTCTGGAGCATTTGCATGAGCTGCTCGGTGGCCGACTGATTGGCCACCACGCCtacgcccacgcccacgcccaagCCCAGGACACCTGAACCACCGCCCACGGCACCGCCACCCCCAGCTCCGACACCCGATGGCGGCGAGGAGATCGATGTGCCCGCCGAGGCCGAGGAAGAGGACGACGGGGTCAGCGCCAGTTTGGATTCTGGGAGCAACAAAAGAAGCTGGATTAGATTCGGTTCGATTGTCTACGGACTGCCCTGCATACTGTCATCGCTCTCCAGGTAGGTGACGTAGGAGTCGGTGCTGTCCGGATGGTGGTGCGAGGTGATGCCGGAGTCCAGGCTGCTGCCTCCGGGCTGCTGGTTCGGATGCTGGTTCTGGTGGTTGTGCGGTCCGCCGGGGGGCGGGGGGTGCTGGTGGGGAGGTCCTTGCGCCGGATGCGAGTGCGGATGCGGCGGCAGGATGGGCATCCCGTTCAGGTCGTAGCCGTGCATCTGCGAGGAGAGAGCGGAAAGCGGAAAGGGGTTAGAGTGAGCGAGAGTCAGCTGCGGATTgttaaataatgaaatgatTAAACGAGTCGAAATTGCTTTAAAGTTATACGGATCTTGTAATCTTCATCTTCAATGTAGATGGAAAGACAGGCATATGAATTGGCAGGGATATGAACACGTCATGGTGTTACAGCTAAACAACTAATTTATTGTCCATTCATCACCGTTTCAGtagtttattgatatttttaataggTTTATTCCGCGCATATTTATAACATGTCTTAACCAGTTTTCAATTGGCCAGCAAACAGCCATAACAAAAATGATGCATTCTGGTTTCCAGCTCCGTCTCACATtgaattcaaaataaactCGTTTTCGATCATAATTTGAAATGCATATAGGGATAATGCCCATACTATAGGGATAACTATGCCCTACCTGATTGACCAACTGCTGAAATGCGGGCGTGTGGGTATTGATCGCTCCATTGCTGTCGAGATCGGCGTGGAGGGCGAAGTCGCTTAAGGCTTTCCACGGCGGTTGATATGTCTGCACATCCAGGCCCTGGAGATTCAGTGGGGAGTCATGTCGCACCGGGGAGCTGGCGATCATGGGGATGCCCTGCATGGCGCCGTAGCCGAGCTTGCGACCCTCCTGGCAAGGGAGAACTTCCAATGAGGTATGTATAGAGACGTGGGATGGGGTCCTCTTACCTTCTCctgctgcatttgcagctTCATCTGGATGGTCTTCTTCTTGTCCTTGCAGCGCTTGTTCTGGAACCACACTCGGATGACTCGCGGGGACAGACTCGTCATCtccaccagctgctccttcATGAGCGCATCAGGTCGCGGATTAGCGTTGTAGCAGGTTCTGAAGggttatattattataaaaatatatttcagaGTATGGCCAAGTAGAGTAGACTCTACTATGAAATAGACCACTCACCTGAGCGTATGCAGCTGTTTCTCATTGAGCACGGTCCGAACCCGCGTTGGCTTGCCATCCGAGGGCCCCGAGGGTCGCTTCTCCCTAATACTTTTGTGTGAGCCCGATTCGCTGCCGGAATCTGCATAGGAAAGGGAAGAAGACAGATACTCCATCAATTCGTGTGCTATTTTTGGCAAGGAGAAACGCTTTGAAGTGCCGATGAGGTAGATTGCTCGTTTGCTGGCTTGCTCGTGTTTTCTTGCTTATATTTCTGTTTAGTTCTGCTTCAGTTTTGGCCCACTACAATTGCACCCAAAATATCGCCAAATGCCGAATTCTACGCATTGAAAGATCAAAGGCGCGCGCGTTTCCCCTGGTAATTAAGTCGTGTTTCACAACCCCCGAAACAAGGTGTTATCTAGTTCTCGATCGCACAGATCGATCGGTGATTTTATCGGGGCGGTATGCTTCTTTTGAAGGAATTTTCCCTCATTCTTTTCTTATCGAGGCTCGCAAATTCGCAAAATCTATTACCAATATTGGGACTTCTTTAGGGCATACACATGTGAGTAATTAGCACTGTTGGCCACATTGAGGCGCTCCATTTCTGCAATTGAAACAGTTAAAACAGGAATTTCTCACAGTGCCGAACTTCAAAGAGTGGCGACCGCTGCGGTTTGGCAAACACTCGTCCAGACTGCATGCCGTTTTCGAGTTGAGCACAAACAAACAGTCCGGCAAGTGGAACTATGAATGGTGCTAtccactaccaccaccactgccCGACTGGCAGATTGATCATGCGACCTGTCGATCGAAGCCAGTCACAcaaaggtaaaaaaaaaagtaaaattccCAAGAAGTTGCTTGTCAATGTTTGCCCGCTTGAACGCATCGATGCAATGCACTGCGGAGTTTTGTTTGCCCTGGCAGCAgatttttcaatatattttccCTTATTTGAAACCCTTTTGCAAAACAGAGGGGCGTGGGGAGGGGGGTTTGCCGCCACACACGTTTGGCATCCATCGTTTGACATCGCCGCCGCCCCACGTTGATaagctgactgactgactgactggcttCGGCTCCAAGTAACCAACCATTCCGTCAATTCTCTCCGTTCTGGTTAAACAATGAGATTATGTCGTCGATATGGTTTGACAATTGTCGTACATTGTTTGACGTTTGCCGATTTCTGTTTGCTCTGCTATATCGCTTACAAGGATGTAACGCTGTCTTTCTAAGAACAAAACACGAGCACGTCGCTTTTGTGCGATGCCGAACTgttatttgttgctgttgttatttgtCATTTGTCGCCCGTTTCCATTCACAGAACCAGACCAATTTGGGCTAATTAGGATTGGCAATCTTTTCGGTGGAAAGCGAATGGAGTTGAACAGGCGGGGATATGGTGCTCCGAATGGGTTGACTTTTCGCCTTGGGGAATTCAAATGGTGGATATCGGATGAGGCATGGGGCTTCGTAAGCTCCACAAAATATATGACAGAGTATGTGGTTATCCTCGTATATACCTTGGATTTAAATTGCCGAAAATGGTACTTCTATTTGGGTAAGATCCTAGCTCTGAGCGTTTGGAATCTAGTTATAATGACTACTGTCACGAGATTAGGATGTCCCAGTAACCAATTACACTGAGTAACGATGCCCTGCAACAATGCCGCTGAATGAGTCATAGAGATAGCTAAACAAATAGCACGAAACCAGAAACTACGAGAAAATATTTGGTTACAGTGTCAACTGAAAGGGCAGGGACGAGAACTAACATCCCCGATCTGAAGAGCCTTTGATGAAGGGTTGTTGTGCCGAGTCAACAAATCCTAAACAAAGCCCGGCGAGAATCCGTGCCCCAATAGCATAGCATCCAACACTCGAAGCTCCTCTTGGGGGCCAAAATCAAGGGCCAAGTGGCACACTCACCTGACATTGAACCCAATTCGCTGGAATGGTTGTTATTGCTAAggttggtgttgttgttgttactaCTGCtaatattgttgttgctctccACCGACGAAGAAGTGAGGCTGCTCTGCGACGATTTCTCCAGCACATCGTGATCCTCCTTGCAGTACAAAGCCCCGGCATCGCGTAACGCGAATTCATCGCCTAAAATTCCAGGTAAACAGTCAGTTGTTTGGTGGGCAAATAAGTGGTGGGGGCTGGTAACTGGGGGCTAGTAACTGGGGGCTGGGGCAAAGGGGTCTattaagcaaataataaaCTCACCTGGCAGCAATTGTCGCGCACACGCGGAGCATCGAAAGCACTCGATGTGAAAGATTTTCGTTTTGGCCCGCAtcacaaaatcatttttgctGAAGGAGTTGCCGCATTTATCACATTTTGTACCAAATAACCtggaaataaacaaaaaaatatgtaaaattgTTTAAGATAATAATTacttaactttattttatgCACTCAAAATAAAGCCATTTAATGACACAATGCTCCTTCTTTTCAATGGTAACAAACGATGGGTTTAAATTCTTCTATTCATCACtagaattattatttattaagtaataATTACTTGgctaataaaatgaaaatacgtGGTAGCATTGAAGCCCAAAACCAAATTAAGATCCCATGATTGGAGCTGTAAACAGCCTTGAATGAGTTCACCAGCGGGTGAGTATCAGGGGGTGCTGTTGTTCAGGGCTTGTTTATggctataaaataaaattcttttgtCAGTGCCGACATCGATGAGTGAGCCGAGTGTTCAGCGTTCATCAATCATCGAGCGCTCAGTGTGTGTGCCGGTGGAAAAGTGTTAATTTATAGCTTTGCACGTGTTAATCAATTATTCAAAGATTTGCATGGCAAATAGTTGCGACTTTGGTCGCCGTTCGCCGGCTTTACGatggcaaaaatacaaaaaaaaacagaaaaaaacacacacacaaataaaacgATCCAAACACACATTTTATTGCACGTCATACATTTAGCGATGATGAAACCAAAACTCGAAGCCCCAAAACCCAAATcccagataccagataccaaATTCCCCGAGTCTCCGGCTACCGAGGACCAGCTGTTGATTAGAACATAGTATTTGCCTTTTTGTATTGGCATCGCCGGGCTAATTGGCTGGGCTAACAAGCCTGGCTAACAGAAGAGCGGCCTAAACGTTTGCAGCCAAACGAACGCTACaattggaaatgaaaatgaaaaggccAAGCGCATGACACGGCGTGTGTGCCTAGGGCTGAGCAAATAGCTTTCGAATGGCAGTTGCGTTCCGTTCCGAGTGGAAATTAGATAATGCCCCGCGGCATTAACAGGGGGCTAGTTTCAATGGGTTCTGGCCACTCAAATTGAGATGCGGCAGTGGGAAGTAGAGCATATACACGACCTAGAGGTGCAGGACATCACAGCCATAAACCCAAACTCACCTAACATAATCACGCTTGCAGTAGGTCTTGCCGTCGCGCACAAAACACGTACAGCTTTCGTCCAGGAACTGCCTGCACTCCTGGCACTTCAGACACGCCGCATGCCACTCCAGATCGGGGGCAACTCGCAAGATGTACTGGTCGTGGATCTGGCCGCCACAGCCGACGCAGTGAGATAGTCGTTGTTTTTCTGGAAACATACCAAGATGTAATATTAGTATTCAATTTGTACAGGCTTGCAAGGGGAGGTACAACTCACAAGGGGAAAACATGTATCTATGTAGttatcttttcttttcttaagAAATTATTATGTTGCGATATGCAAGTCATACTCAAAAGGTACTTAGACTTTAGAAGGATCAGAAAGGTATCCCTTTTTACGACATTATAGAGCGAGGAGTTCTGGGTTATATGCACCCACGTTCTTCGATTTATGATTCACCTTCCTATTAACTTATAAACTACAACCAAACTAGATGTGAATAGagaataatttatataatatttgccGACGGGAAAAGCAGCCGCCATCAGCCAACTTGCATCCCCAACAACTTTTCCACCTTGCTTAATTAGCTTTGCCCGGCAGTTTgcatgtttttatttttttggcacaaacttaaattaattttgccAATTATGCCTTTGGAAACGTAAACAAATAGCAAGTGAGACAGCAAAGACGGCGCTAATTAACAAACTGTTATCAAATAATCCGAGCTTTTCCTGTTTACCCAAGTGCGCACTCCCTTTTTGGAGTCGAGAGACTCCATGCTCCGATGGAAAAACTTTTCGTGCcacaaaagttttccttttcggATGGGTCTTCGGCGTTTTTCTGGGggaaaaacatttgaaaaattcataaatcCTGGCCAAGCCAACTGAAACGCAGCAGCCATTTTCAAGTATTTAAGTTGAACATTTTCCTCCACTTCGCCTCGtgctttatttctttatttcctTCGTTGctttccttttccatttccttttttgttggccaaccTTTGGGTGGCAAGCGAACGAATGGGGAGAAAAAATCAATGCAATCATTGCCACATTATGTACATGCCACTCCCTCCCCTccccgccacgccccctccctCTACTATGTGACTATGTGCTGCTGTAATCCTTGGCAgaggaaaactttttcccGGCTGCTGttgaaaaattaagaaaaactTTGACGCGCGTTTAGcacgttttaaatgtttcGCTTCCCTCTCCCTTCCGCCCCCCTCCGCCATCGCTCAGccccacaccacacacacacacacacacacacacagacaaacaaacacacacattggGGGGAGAGGAAAAatcgcaaacacacacattcgtGCACAGATAaaatctgtatctgttgccTTGcttgtatctttgtatctttaaACGTGGCCGGGTATCTgagtatttcttttttcttgttttttgggAGTGGTTAGGGGCGGGAGGAGGGCGGTAAGCAGCGGAAAGGGGCGGGGCTGGGGCTGGGGCCCAgggtgtatgtgtatatatatctgGCGTATCTTTCTTTCGCACTCGCTGTAGCTACacatgaattatttataaaggCGGAGCAGacaagttgctgctgccgttgttgttcGTGTATattctttcttattttttcgCCAAT is part of the Drosophila yakuba strain Tai18E2 chromosome 2R, Prin_Dyak_Tai18E2_2.1, whole genome shotgun sequence genome and encodes:
- the LOC6529629 gene encoding 39S ribosomal protein L13, mitochondrial isoform X3; its protein translation is MSIAKRVQQWATFARTWHIYDCTWQNPFESAKLVKTHLMGLQKPIYHPMNDCGDHVVLINTREIALPGDEWVKRVYFHHTGYPGGASWTLAWQLHEKDPTMVMKKAVYNSMRGNLQRRHTMQRLHLFADDQVPEEILQNVTNQIRTPRSIPQRLDHIDKETLENFPNIMDYPKDYILR
- the LOC6529629 gene encoding leukotriene A-4 hydrolase isoform X2, which translates into the protein MGRLGVVDPSSYSQPDLITTEHSALNWKVDFGATKIQGSVLHRFKVLTANLDKILLDVRDINVTNATLLAGGSELPINFFISDAVDDIGQKLTLELPSGTAKGSLNVRIDYETSSSASGLQWLNPAQTLGKEHPYMFSQCQAIHARSVIPCQDTPAVKFTYDATVEHPTELTALMSALIDKKEAGKTLFKQEVPIPAYLVAIAIGKLVSRPLGENSSVWAEEAIVDACAEEFSETATMLKTASELCGPYVWKQYDLLVMPPSFPYGGMENPCLTFVTPTLLAGDKSLADVVAHEIAHSWTGNLVTNKNFEHFWLNEGFTVFVESKIVGRMQGAKELDFKMLSNLTDLQECIRTQLDKTPELTKLVVDLSNCGPDDAFSSVPYIKGSTFLRYLEDLFGGPTVFEPFLRDYLKKYAYKSIETKDFQSALYDYFIDTDKKDKLSAVDWDLWLKTEGMPPVIPKFDESLANVTKELASLWSSKSVAELTDSAEIKKTISIHQLIDFLGKLIECKDIVDLTESKINLLESTYNLKSSKNAEVRFRLNRLVIRARLIKRLEEVLEFANSNFRMKFCRPIYRDLAGWPEAKPAAIRNFVSVKDQMMAVCSHTIEKDLGLK
- the LOC6529631 gene encoding insulin gene enhancer protein isl-1, producing MVMAEIGGHLAHQLPLHNHNHNQTGLQPSLVMNHHLDLDCHGHDVIKKQRLSHCVGCGGQIHDQYILRVAPDLEWHAACLKCQECRQFLDESCTCFVRDGKTYCKRDYVRLFGTKCDKCGNSFSKNDFVMRAKTKIFHIECFRCSACARQLLPGDEFALRDAGALYCKEDHDVLEKSSQSSLTSSSVESNNNISSSNNNNTNLSNNNHSSELGSMSDSGSESGSHKSIREKRPSGPSDGKPTRVRTVLNEKQLHTLRTCYNANPRPDALMKEQLVEMTSLSPRVIRVWFQNKRCKDKKKTIQMKLQMQQEKEGRKLGYGAMQGIPMIASSPVRHDSPLNLQGLDVQTYQPPWKALSDFALHADLDSNGAINTHTPAFQQLVNQMHGYDLNGMPILPPHPHSHPAQGPPHQHPPPPGGPHNHQNQHPNQQPGGSSLDSGITSHHHPDSTDSYVTYLESDDKSKLALTPSSSSSASAGTSISSPPSGVGAGGGGAVGGGSGVLGLGVGVGVGVVANQSATEQLMQMLQKVTGSASPASHAVL
- the LOC6529629 gene encoding leukotriene A-4 hydrolase isoform X1, which encodes MSIAKRVQQWATFARTWHIYDCTWQNPFESAKLVKTHLMGLQKPIYHPMIFSRGLCTSHKLLPIYQVQKRSMGRLGVVDPSSYSQPDLITTEHSALNWKVDFGATKIQGSVLHRFKVLTANLDKILLDVRDINVTNATLLAGGSELPINFFISDAVDDIGQKLTLELPSGTAKGSLNVRIDYETSSSASGLQWLNPAQTLGKEHPYMFSQCQAIHARSVIPCQDTPAVKFTYDATVEHPTELTALMSALIDKKEAGKTLFKQEVPIPAYLVAIAIGKLVSRPLGENSSVWAEEAIVDACAEEFSETATMLKTASELCGPYVWKQYDLLVMPPSFPYGGMENPCLTFVTPTLLAGDKSLADVVAHEIAHSWTGNLVTNKNFEHFWLNEGFTVFVESKIVGRMQGAKELDFKMLSNLTDLQECIRTQLDKTPELTKLVVDLSNCGPDDAFSSVPYIKGSTFLRYLEDLFGGPTVFEPFLRDYLKKYAYKSIETKDFQSALYDYFIDTDKKDKLSAVDWDLWLKTEGMPPVIPKFDESLANVTKELASLWSSKSVAELTDSAEIKKTISIHQLIDFLGKLIECKDIVDLTESKINLLESTYNLKSSKNAEVRFRLNRLVIRARLIKRLEEVLEFANSNFRMKFCRPIYRDLAGWPEAKPAAIRNFVSVKDQMMAVCSHTIEKDLGLK